A single Carnobacterium alterfunditum DSM 5972 DNA region contains:
- a CDS encoding AraC family transcriptional regulator: protein MGSFFLVDQSYKNFLDSIGVNGERIFKKAGIPYENIDDEGISINKEQYVSFMNSMETVTTNEHILKLSNVEELVLFVPPLFAAMCARNGMKCIERLATYKQLMGPFALTIVKHSRTLELAFVFDDYHTPIPRFTVLSEQVLIVAILRKATGMNIVPKKVSSLYEYGDEFEQYFGVKPHIGEKNELSFDLADMQEPFLTANNTMWQYLEPELKKRIDELESDDSYAAKVRNKLIELIPGGAYTVDDVATDLGVSPRTLQRRLAVEKTTFIKQLNHTRELVARNYLKNESMSTDEVAFLVGYSDANVFNRAFRSWTGQTVSQFKKKYNK from the coding sequence ATGGGGAGTTTTTTTCTGGTAGATCAATCTTATAAAAATTTTCTAGATAGTATCGGTGTCAATGGTGAGCGTATTTTTAAAAAAGCGGGTATTCCATACGAAAATATTGATGATGAAGGTATCAGTATTAATAAAGAACAATATGTTTCATTTATGAATAGCATGGAAACAGTAACGACTAACGAACATATTTTGAAGCTTAGTAATGTTGAAGAACTAGTTTTATTTGTCCCGCCTTTATTTGCAGCGATGTGTGCCAGAAACGGTATGAAATGCATTGAACGATTAGCGACGTATAAGCAACTGATGGGTCCTTTTGCACTAACTATCGTCAAGCATAGCCGTACACTTGAGTTAGCGTTCGTGTTTGATGATTACCATACACCCATTCCCAGATTTACGGTGTTAAGCGAACAAGTTCTTATAGTAGCGATTCTTAGAAAAGCTACAGGGATGAATATTGTACCTAAAAAAGTATCTTCGCTATATGAGTACGGTGATGAATTTGAACAATATTTTGGAGTCAAACCACATATTGGTGAAAAGAATGAGCTTTCGTTTGATCTAGCTGATATGCAAGAGCCGTTCCTTACCGCGAATAATACAATGTGGCAGTATCTGGAACCAGAGTTGAAGAAACGAATAGACGAGTTAGAATCGGATGATTCGTATGCTGCTAAGGTTAGAAATAAATTAATAGAATTAATTCCGGGTGGTGCCTATACAGTAGACGATGTCGCAACAGATTTAGGAGTAAGCCCAAGGACGCTTCAACGGAGACTTGCTGTAGAAAAGACTACATTCATCAAACAATTAAATCATACCAGAGAATTGGTAGCACGAAATTATTTGAAAAATGAGTCTATGTCAACCGATGAAGTTGCCTTTTTGGTTGGTTACTCAGATGCCAATGTTTTTAATAGGGCTTTTAGAAGTTGGACAGGTCAAACGGTTAGTCAATTTAAAAAGAAATATAATAAATAA
- a CDS encoding BglG family transcription antiterminator, with product MFDNRLLALLNHMIQMPHLDIWKLSVFLNQSVKSLESDIHELNDTLEKLGFLKIAIKDGEYQVPESLIIQKIEIQAKLKNSQIFLQEDERQHLIYLYTFIRKENISNYHYQELLQVSKNTTLSDINKLRTKCSQYNIYLKYTRSNGYYLEGEELDKRRMAAYCISSILQTAIGPWALNYIAKSWNEELKLDQLQKMIENLAGELQIKLVEDRLRDVVGLIYFIYLRQKRVKSSFTQEEKEVLQNSSMNQISSKILSQFFHLPYSEDEVGFITRLLLGIAEGNTSLYKDEKFYQLTEDIINTMEQVAMIEFEDKEALRESLYMHVVPTFYRLLFGMKLENSMVNQIKREHKELFVFVKQALVPLQKMLKMEEIPDEEIAYFTIHFGGQFKREIKKTKTYHAIVICPNGISSSLILISELKQLFPQIHWLGEHSVNELKNLSEESYDMIFSTVYIRTDKKLYIVKPIMNQTTKNYLLQNVMNDFKLTGLSTFNVQDLMKIIKKHAILIDEEKLYKDLSKRIITQHEQERDELPMLEDLITEDMIQFSSAEGLSWESAIKLSSRPLIKKKYIEESYTDAIIDSIREHGAYIDLGQGIAIPHARPETGVNQLGMTFLKLDRSVCLLDEPNHAVDMIITLAAIDNKSHLKALSQLTKILSDGDRLKALKAAKTKQEVLTIIKEKQEVN from the coding sequence ATGTTTGATAACCGGTTATTAGCCTTACTGAATCATATGATTCAGATGCCTCATTTAGATATATGGAAATTAAGTGTTTTTCTTAATCAATCAGTTAAAAGTTTGGAGAGTGACATTCATGAGTTAAATGATACACTGGAAAAATTAGGGTTTTTAAAAATAGCTATCAAAGATGGAGAGTACCAAGTACCTGAAAGTTTGATTATCCAAAAAATAGAAATACAAGCTAAATTAAAGAATAGTCAAATTTTTCTACAGGAGGATGAACGACAGCATCTGATTTACTTATATACTTTTATTAGAAAAGAAAATATCTCTAATTATCACTACCAAGAATTACTTCAAGTAAGCAAAAATACAACACTAAGTGATATAAATAAACTTAGAACAAAATGCAGTCAATATAATATTTATTTAAAGTATACACGAAGTAATGGATATTATTTAGAAGGTGAAGAATTAGACAAACGAAGGATGGCTGCCTATTGTATATCTTCTATATTACAAACGGCTATAGGTCCGTGGGCTTTAAATTATATAGCAAAAAGTTGGAACGAAGAACTTAAATTAGATCAACTACAGAAGATGATTGAAAATCTAGCTGGAGAGTTGCAAATAAAATTAGTAGAGGATCGATTAAGAGATGTCGTAGGGCTAATTTATTTTATTTATTTAAGACAAAAAAGAGTGAAGTCTTCTTTTACACAAGAAGAAAAAGAAGTTTTGCAAAATAGTAGCATGAATCAAATCAGTAGCAAAATTTTATCACAATTTTTTCATCTTCCTTACTCTGAAGATGAGGTCGGATTTATAACAAGATTACTTTTAGGAATAGCCGAAGGAAATACTTCTCTTTATAAAGATGAAAAATTTTATCAATTAACAGAAGATATTATTAATACAATGGAACAAGTAGCTATGATAGAGTTTGAAGATAAGGAAGCACTACGAGAATCACTATATATGCATGTTGTTCCTACTTTTTATCGTTTGTTATTTGGAATGAAATTAGAAAACTCTATGGTTAATCAAATAAAAAGAGAACATAAAGAACTATTTGTTTTTGTAAAACAAGCACTGGTGCCACTTCAAAAAATGCTGAAAATGGAAGAAATACCAGATGAAGAAATTGCGTACTTTACTATCCATTTTGGCGGACAGTTTAAACGAGAAATAAAAAAAACTAAAACTTATCATGCTATAGTTATTTGCCCAAATGGTATTAGTTCTTCATTGATCTTAATATCAGAATTGAAACAGTTGTTTCCTCAAATTCATTGGTTAGGTGAGCATTCTGTAAACGAATTGAAAAATTTATCTGAGGAATCCTACGATATGATTTTTTCAACCGTTTATATTCGAACAGATAAAAAATTATATATTGTAAAACCAATCATGAATCAAACAACTAAAAATTATCTCTTGCAAAATGTGATGAATGATTTCAAGCTTACTGGCTTGTCAACATTTAATGTGCAGGATCTGATGAAAATAATTAAAAAACATGCTATTTTAATTGACGAAGAAAAATTGTATAAAGATTTATCGAAAAGAATAATAACTCAGCATGAACAGGAAAGGGATGAATTGCCAATGTTAGAAGATCTAATTACAGAAGATATGATTCAGTTTAGTTCAGCTGAAGGTCTCTCTTGGGAGTCAGCAATTAAATTGAGCAGTAGACCGTTAATAAAGAAAAAATATATTGAGGAAAGTTATACCGACGCGATTATTGATAGTATTCGCGAACATGGAGCATATATAGATTTGGGACAAGGAATTGCTATCCCGCATGCTCGTCCTGAAACTGGTGTAAACCAATTAGGGATGACATTCTTAAAGTTAGATAGATCAGTATGCTTGCTAGATGAACCAAACCATGCAGTGGATATGATTATCACGTTAGCAGCAATAGATAATAAGTCTCATTTAAAAGCTTTGTCACAATTAACAAAAATTCTTAGTGATGGGGACAGATTAAAAGCGTTAAAAGCAGCAAAAACAAAACAAGAAGTTTTAACAATAATAAAAGAAAAACAGGAGGTAAATTAA
- a CDS encoding PTS sugar transporter subunit IIB, translating into MIKFATACGSGLGSSFMLEMNIETVLKELKIDSSQVEVEHYDMGSTAFGLADVWFVGADLEDAAKDLGDVRVLKSIIDMNELREKVKQACKDKGLI; encoded by the coding sequence ATGATTAAATTTGCTACAGCATGTGGTTCAGGACTGGGTTCTAGTTTTATGTTGGAAATGAATATTGAAACTGTATTAAAAGAGTTAAAGATTGATAGCTCACAAGTAGAGGTAGAACATTACGATATGGGATCTACTGCTTTCGGTCTTGCAGACGTCTGGTTTGTGGGAGCAGATTTAGAAGATGCTGCTAAAGATCTAGGAGATGTAAGAGTTCTTAAGAGTATCATTGATATGAATGAATTACGTGAGAAGGTAAAACAAGCTTGTAAGGATAAAGGCTTGATTTAA
- a CDS encoding L-lactate MFS transporter gives MREKSIETKRWQALLGGVLMQLCIGGVYTWSLFNQPLIDAYGWERTEVYTAYSLIIFIFAFVTIFSGRLQDKIGPRKVATIGILFFSSGLIVASMARSLPMLYLGYSVLGGIGVGMVYVCPLSTSLKWYPKKKGMITGIIIGAFGLGGFVFNFVLSYLIQTIGVSQTFLVQAFVYAVVGLIGAQMLSVPQQSEGRTTILVNEIDFKPTLMLKTRTFYLLCIIYFLGSLSGLIVIGLAQDIAREVVGLTPQIAGYSVAVAAVANASGRIGWGAVSDIFGRLKVFSLLFLITAFSMLTLSFWTHNAIVYFLILALIVSSFGGFLATFPAITSDYFGSFYFGSNYGLIYQAYGVASLAGPFILGLTSQDTHAFFIASMLAVGGFILTLVVRPPKLIR, from the coding sequence ATGCGAGAAAAATCTATTGAGACAAAACGATGGCAGGCGCTGTTGGGTGGTGTTTTAATGCAGCTCTGTATCGGAGGTGTTTACACTTGGAGCCTGTTTAATCAGCCTTTAATCGATGCTTACGGTTGGGAACGTACGGAAGTTTACACGGCCTATTCATTAATTATCTTTATCTTTGCATTTGTTACAATTTTTTCTGGTCGCCTGCAGGATAAAATCGGTCCCAGAAAAGTCGCAACGATCGGGATACTTTTCTTTAGTTCGGGATTAATCGTCGCCTCGATGGCACGTTCGCTCCCGATGCTGTATTTAGGCTATAGCGTGTTGGGAGGGATAGGTGTCGGAATGGTATATGTCTGTCCGTTATCTACGTCGCTTAAATGGTATCCTAAAAAGAAAGGGATGATCACCGGCATCATTATCGGTGCATTCGGATTAGGTGGCTTCGTTTTCAACTTTGTTTTGAGTTATCTGATTCAGACAATTGGTGTATCTCAAACCTTTCTCGTACAGGCATTTGTTTACGCTGTCGTCGGATTGATCGGTGCTCAAATGCTCAGTGTTCCTCAACAATCAGAAGGAAGAACGACAATTCTGGTAAACGAAATCGACTTTAAACCGACTTTGATGTTAAAAACAAGAACATTTTATCTTTTATGTATCATTTATTTTTTAGGCAGTTTAAGCGGTCTTATCGTCATTGGACTAGCACAGGATATCGCGCGGGAAGTTGTTGGTCTCACGCCTCAAATTGCAGGATACTCTGTAGCGGTCGCCGCTGTAGCCAATGCATCCGGCCGAATCGGATGGGGGGCTGTATCCGATATTTTCGGAAGACTGAAAGTGTTTAGTTTGTTGTTCCTCATCACAGCCTTTTCAATGCTGACGCTCAGCTTCTGGACACATAACGCTATTGTGTATTTTTTGATCCTTGCACTGATAGTCAGCAGTTTCGGCGGATTTCTAGCCACGTTCCCGGCCATCACAAGTGATTATTTTGGTTCGTTTTATTTCGGATCGAACTATGGCTTGATTTATCAGGCTTATGGTGTGGCCTCTTTAGCGGGACCGTTTATTCTGGGGTTAACGAGCCAGGATACTCATGCTTTCTTTATCGCAAGTATGCTCGCTGTCGGGGGTTTCATATTAACCTTAGTGGTAAGACCACCAAAATTAATCAGGTAA
- a CDS encoding ASCH domain-containing protein: MKRKQMWDKFIKQHSEYKNSRYSAWSYGALVDQLAELTVKNIKTATASAYELYAVDNDPLPQVNDFNIILGSNDEAVCITKTTKVSIVPFLEVSEEHAFKEGEGDRSLDTWRKEHTELFTQWYEEVHLEIHDNIPVVCEEFKVVYK; the protein is encoded by the coding sequence ATGAAAAGAAAACAAATGTGGGATAAGTTTATAAAACAACATTCAGAATATAAGAATAGCCGTTACAGTGCGTGGAGTTATGGAGCACTTGTTGATCAACTAGCAGAATTGACTGTAAAAAATATCAAAACGGCTACAGCTTCTGCTTATGAATTATACGCAGTAGATAACGATCCATTGCCACAAGTAAATGATTTTAATATTATTTTAGGTAGCAATGATGAAGCTGTTTGCATAACTAAAACAACCAAAGTTTCGATTGTTCCGTTTCTCGAAGTTTCTGAAGAGCACGCTTTTAAAGAAGGAGAGGGAGATAGATCATTAGATACATGGAGAAAAGAACATACTGAGTTATTTACACAATGGTATGAAGAAGTACATCTTGAGATTCATGATAATATACCAGTTGTTTGCGAAGAATTTAAAGTAGTTTATAAATAG
- a CDS encoding type II toxin-antitoxin system RelB/DinJ family antitoxin: METKQKKAVVQVRIDETVKSQAVAVLNNLGMDTSTAINVFFRQVIAENGLPFQPKQAKFNTETLAAIKESDEMVKNGTGKSYTSVDDLFKDALGD, from the coding sequence GTGGAAACAAAACAAAAAAAAGCGGTCGTACAAGTTCGTATTGACGAAACCGTTAAAAGTCAGGCCGTAGCCGTTTTAAATAACCTAGGTATGGACACGAGCACCGCTATTAACGTCTTTTTCAGGCAAGTAATCGCAGAAAACGGTCTGCCATTTCAACCAAAACAAGCAAAATTCAATACCGAAACCCTTGCAGCAATTAAGGAATCGGACGAAATGGTCAAAAATGGAACTGGAAAAAGCTACACTTCTGTTGACGATCTTTTTAAAGATGCTTTAGGAGATTAG
- a CDS encoding putative manganese transporter: protein MDFNLWSFILENLEATGVIGGYISISIIGVSLITYASRGKLSGNNQIGPSWAHPIIGAVLGIIPGCGATIVVSSLYKNKKISFGGLFAAFIATLGEGSFVLLGASDEASVAANLKAFLIVTLVGAIVAIIVGYLVDMLGINANVYEFQNKSVKKNYPASKATTIPYVVVEYVGFYFILTFSAFLLPGSIMALWGGGITGYDDLSVWVAILFTIFSIIYYLVYKFNYKGSECSCDNNMKTTLLHAVLDISTVIVYVFAGLLIANYVIDILVGPETFDAWMTSSAFVVVIIAALIGATPGCGGMISVAVAFITIQNFPVAALIAAGIATSGDGIFPLLASNKKAALIVTALGFIIALIVGYTILVLGIEI, encoded by the coding sequence ATGGATTTTAATTTATGGAGCTTCATACTGGAAAACCTTGAAGCTACCGGTGTTATAGGTGGTTATATTTCTATCTCAATTATCGGTGTTTCCTTAATTACTTACGCGTCAAGAGGGAAACTTTCAGGAAATAATCAAATAGGACCGAGTTGGGCTCATCCTATAATCGGAGCAGTGTTAGGGATAATACCAGGGTGCGGCGCAACAATTGTGGTTTCATCGTTATATAAGAATAAAAAAATATCATTTGGTGGATTATTTGCTGCATTTATAGCAACATTAGGAGAAGGATCATTTGTATTACTTGGGGCTTCTGACGAAGCGAGTGTTGCCGCAAATCTAAAAGCATTTCTAATAGTCACTTTGGTAGGCGCTATTGTTGCTATTATTGTTGGTTATCTAGTTGATATGCTTGGAATAAATGCCAACGTGTATGAGTTCCAAAATAAAAGTGTCAAAAAAAATTACCCCGCAAGTAAAGCAACAACAATACCATATGTAGTTGTTGAGTATGTCGGATTTTATTTCATTCTAACTTTTAGTGCTTTTTTGCTACCTGGATCAATAATGGCTTTATGGGGTGGTGGTATTACAGGTTATGATGACTTATCAGTTTGGGTAGCCATTTTATTTACAATTTTTTCAATTATTTATTATCTTGTGTATAAGTTTAATTACAAAGGAAGTGAGTGTTCTTGCGACAACAATATGAAAACAACTTTATTGCATGCCGTATTAGACATTTCTACTGTCATTGTTTATGTATTTGCTGGACTATTAATTGCTAATTATGTCATTGATATTTTAGTAGGACCAGAGACTTTTGATGCGTGGATGACTTCATCAGCTTTCGTTGTGGTAATCATTGCTGCCCTCATAGGAGCTACACCAGGGTGTGGCGGGATGATTTCTGTTGCGGTTGCCTTTATAACTATCCAAAATTTTCCAGTAGCGGCTTTAATTGCAGCAGGCATTGCAACCAGTGGAGATGGAATTTTTCCATTACTAGCGTCTAACAAAAAAGCTGCGTTAATCGTTACAGCACTGGGTTTTATAATTGCCTTAATTGTAGGTTATACCATTTTAGTCTTAGGTATTGAAATCTAA
- a CDS encoding IS1380 family transposase — protein MATLHENRLLFNSNITVSHSGGNLSSDSGLILVKEFMHTINFSNILKQTLTINDDRLYYNHANHSIIEQILFQLIAGYQTDSSADVLSKDPIFQSLLAKEQLASQPSISRLWDRLSQENISQLQEVNQILIDKVRTARNTTEMIFDLDSTHSDTFGNQEKSNYNAHYQTNGYHPLVAFEGLTGDFLKAELRSGNVYTSNGVADFVRPLFDHYQETVPVSSILVRADSGFATPELYELCEKRQNFYIVRLKSNRNLGKIAEQFVSINDQQDWDKKEVHYASTLYQAKSWTHPRRICIKSTREATELIARHEFIITNLSENLSAEAVFQTYSKRGTMENYIKEAKNGFYFDKTNSPRFLENHARMMVSVLAYNIVNFMRTLCFTKETKGFQVSTIRLLLFKVAGKLVHSGRKTFLKLSSYHVYHELFHKILRNIQHFKWQ, from the coding sequence ATGGCAACTTTACATGAAAATCGTTTGCTTTTCAATTCAAACATTACGGTATCTCACTCTGGGGGTAATTTATCCTCAGATTCCGGATTGATATTAGTTAAGGAATTCATGCACACCATTAATTTCTCTAACATTTTGAAACAAACCCTCACTATTAACGATGATCGACTTTACTATAACCATGCTAATCATTCAATTATTGAACAAATCCTTTTTCAATTGATTGCTGGATATCAAACGGATTCTTCGGCTGACGTTTTATCAAAAGATCCCATTTTCCAGAGTCTATTAGCTAAAGAGCAACTCGCTTCACAACCGTCTATTTCTCGTTTATGGGATCGGTTAAGTCAAGAAAACATTTCCCAATTACAAGAAGTCAATCAAATCCTGATTGATAAAGTACGTACTGCTCGTAATACAACTGAAATGATTTTTGATCTAGACTCAACACATTCGGATACCTTTGGCAATCAGGAGAAGTCGAATTATAATGCCCATTACCAAACGAATGGCTATCATCCACTTGTTGCCTTTGAAGGTCTGACTGGCGACTTTTTGAAAGCAGAACTTCGTTCTGGTAATGTGTACACATCCAATGGTGTTGCAGATTTTGTCCGACCACTTTTTGACCATTACCAAGAAACCGTACCTGTAAGTTCTATTCTAGTGCGTGCAGATAGTGGTTTTGCAACTCCTGAATTATATGAACTGTGTGAAAAACGTCAAAATTTTTATATTGTTCGATTGAAATCGAATCGCAACTTAGGAAAAATCGCTGAGCAATTTGTATCTATAAATGACCAGCAGGATTGGGATAAAAAAGAAGTTCACTACGCTTCTACACTCTATCAAGCTAAGAGCTGGACACATCCACGAAGAATTTGTATTAAATCTACGCGCGAAGCAACCGAATTGATTGCTCGACATGAATTTATCATAACCAATTTATCAGAGAACCTTTCTGCAGAAGCGGTCTTTCAAACCTATTCTAAAAGAGGCACCATGGAAAATTACATTAAAGAGGCCAAAAATGGATTTTATTTCGATAAAACCAACAGTCCTCGTTTTTTAGAAAATCATGCACGTATGATGGTGAGTGTACTAGCTTACAACATCGTCAATTTTATGCGTACTCTTTGTTTTACGAAAGAAACCAAAGGTTTTCAAGTTTCAACTATTCGTTTGCTCTTATTTAAAGTAGCGGGTAAACTTGTTCATTCTGGACGAAAAACCTTTTTAAAACTCAGTTCCTATCACGTTTACCATGAACTCTTCCATAAAATCTTGCGGAATATTCAGCATTTCAAATGGCAGTAG
- a CDS encoding IS30 family transposase yields MTYTHLTTDELVMIESYYHKNISVAKIAIYLNRTRTPIYTVINFLKEGHTALEYYQQYKENKRRCGRHRIVLPKKQQAYIKDKVAQGWTPDVIIGRAEESIKCSVRTLYRQFKEKIFDETTLPMKRKRKPNGHKERRRKQAFKRNIAERVKDYPQFTKEFGHIEGDTIVGVQHKSAIITLVERLSKVIITLKSDGRKARDIETAMNHWFQVIPRNLFRSITFDCGKEFSNWKSLCNRHDSAIYFADPGTPSQRALNENSNGLLRKDGLPKEMDFNQVDQSFVSSVADKRNNIPRKSLKYQTPLEVFLSYMSEDILSSLI; encoded by the coding sequence ATGACCTACACACATCTTACCACGGATGAGCTAGTGATGATAGAATCTTATTACCACAAAAATATCTCAGTTGCCAAAATAGCCATCTATTTAAACCGAACCCGTACACCCATTTATACCGTCATCAACTTCTTAAAAGAAGGCCATACAGCCCTTGAGTATTACCAACAGTACAAGGAAAATAAAAGGCGTTGCGGGCGTCACAGAATCGTTCTCCCAAAGAAACAACAGGCCTACATTAAAGATAAAGTCGCTCAAGGTTGGACTCCTGATGTCATTATTGGTCGGGCGGAAGAGTCCATTAAGTGTTCTGTTCGTACCCTTTACCGCCAATTCAAAGAAAAAATCTTTGATGAAACCACACTCCCAATGAAGAGGAAAAGAAAGCCAAATGGTCATAAAGAACGTCGAAGAAAACAAGCTTTCAAGCGGAATATCGCAGAAAGAGTGAAAGATTACCCTCAATTCACTAAAGAATTTGGCCATATAGAAGGCGACACCATTGTAGGTGTCCAGCATAAAAGTGCCATTATAACGTTAGTGGAACGTCTGTCGAAAGTCATTATTACCTTGAAATCTGATGGACGTAAGGCCAGAGACATTGAAACAGCTATGAATCATTGGTTTCAAGTCATTCCAAGAAACTTATTCCGCTCTATCACGTTTGATTGTGGAAAAGAATTTTCTAACTGGAAATCATTATGCAACCGCCACGATAGCGCCATTTATTTTGCGGATCCTGGAACACCTTCACAACGCGCTTTAAACGAAAATTCTAACGGTCTCCTCCGAAAAGATGGCTTGCCAAAAGAAATGGATTTTAATCAAGTCGACCAATCGTTTGTTTCCTCTGTTGCAGACAAGAGAAATAATATTCCAAGAAAATCATTGAAGTATCAAACGCCATTGGAAGTATTTTTGAGTTACATGAGTGAAGATATTTTGTCTAGCTTAATTTGA
- a CDS encoding IS30 family transposase: MSYTHFTITERSKIEVYLELKMSIRTIAKKLNRSPSSVSRECQRNPNYQAEKAQTSYNQRKAACGAHSKLTASLKIVIQEKLDQTWSPEQISGRLLQGSLTFKTIYRWIYAGLLDVPLTVLRQKGKRQKPKETRGRFVVGTPISKRPKEIRKRTTFGHWELDTVVSGRGQAKGCVATFVERQTRWYKAILIPDRSAKSMERAIRTLHALYPREAFQSFTTDRGKEFACYTVIESELNIPMYFADAYAAWQRGSNENSNGLFREFFPKRTNFDTILTEEVEEALSLINNRPRKCLDWKTPYEAFMEKVLHLI, encoded by the coding sequence ATGAGCTACACTCATTTTACCATAACCGAACGTTCCAAAATAGAAGTCTATCTTGAACTTAAGATGTCCATTCGTACAATTGCGAAAAAGCTAAATCGCTCTCCCTCGTCCGTTTCTAGAGAATGCCAACGAAACCCAAACTACCAAGCGGAAAAAGCTCAAACATCTTATAATCAAAGGAAAGCTGCCTGCGGGGCTCATTCTAAACTAACAGCCTCGCTAAAAATAGTTATCCAAGAAAAGTTGGATCAAACGTGGTCTCCAGAACAAATTAGTGGCCGTTTACTTCAAGGATCCTTGACCTTCAAAACCATTTACCGCTGGATTTATGCCGGTTTGCTTGACGTGCCTTTGACGGTCTTGCGTCAGAAAGGGAAGCGTCAAAAACCAAAGGAAACAAGAGGTCGATTTGTTGTCGGCACACCGATTTCCAAACGGCCAAAAGAAATCAGAAAACGCACGACTTTTGGTCATTGGGAGTTGGATACTGTTGTCTCAGGTCGTGGTCAAGCGAAGGGCTGTGTTGCCACCTTTGTAGAACGTCAAACCCGTTGGTATAAAGCCATTCTTATACCGGATCGTTCCGCAAAGTCAATGGAGCGAGCCATTCGAACTCTTCATGCTCTTTATCCACGAGAAGCCTTTCAAAGCTTTACAACGGATAGAGGAAAAGAATTTGCCTGTTATACCGTGATTGAATCAGAGTTGAACATTCCAATGTACTTCGCTGATGCGTACGCTGCTTGGCAGAGAGGAAGTAATGAAAATAGTAATGGCCTTTTCAGGGAGTTTTTCCCAAAACGAACGAATTTTGATACCATTCTCACAGAGGAAGTTGAAGAAGCTCTTTCCTTGATTAATAATCGGCCCAGAAAATGCCTGGACTGGAAAACACCATACGAAGCGTTTATGGAAAAGGTGTTGCACTTAATTTGA
- a CDS encoding type II toxin-antitoxin system mRNA interferase toxin, RelE/StbE family, producing the protein MLEMKQTTKFKKDLKRLKKRNANLEKLKTVIQMIVEEVPLLEEEYRAHILEPTKDYLDCWECHISGRNSDWLLIYKFYPSQKLVSFIRTGTHSDVF; encoded by the coding sequence ATGTTAGAAATGAAGCAGACAACCAAATTCAAAAAAGACCTGAAACGACTAAAGAAACGAAATGCTAATCTTGAAAAACTCAAAACGGTTATACAAATGATCGTTGAAGAAGTGCCCTTACTGGAAGAAGAATACCGTGCTCATATCTTAGAGCCGACAAAAGATTATCTCGATTGTTGGGAGTGTCATATTTCTGGACGCAATAGCGATTGGCTATTGATCTATAAATTTTACCCTTCTCAAAAGCTTGTCTCTTTTATCCGAACGGGGACGCATTCGGATGTTTTTTAG